The following are encoded together in the Primulina tabacum isolate GXHZ01 chromosome 18, ASM2559414v2, whole genome shotgun sequence genome:
- the LOC142533774 gene encoding early nodulin-93-like, producing MGIPSEMRDLLANSRRKSLVIASPVEDEKALRTRQCTQEGVRAGAKAAAIACVVSAVPTLIAARTIPWAKANLNYTGQALVISGASIAAYFITADKTILECARRNAHYKSSP from the exons ATGGGGATTCCATCAGAAATGAGGGATTTATTGGCGAATAGCAGGAGGAAGTCGTTGGTAATCGCATCGCCCGTCGAAGATGAGAAAGCATTACGCACAAGGCAGTGCACGCAAG AAGGAGTGCGAGCAGGAGCCAAAGCTGCTGCAATTGCATGTGTTGTCAGTGCTGTACCTACT TTGATAGCTGCTCGGACAATTCCTTGGGCAAAGGCAAATCTCAACTACACTGGTCAGGCACTTGTTATATCTGGAG CATCCATTGCGGCGTATTTCATCACCGCTGATAAAACCATACTCGAATGCGCAAGAAGAAATGCACATTACAAATCATCCCCTTGA
- the LOC142533094 gene encoding endoribonuclease YBEY, chloroplastic-like, whose protein sequence is MCACLPLLLRTCLFPAAVSSMEARILSRFMPAAVALHSKLPFSSPRLRFHAIAALLETASVSGRRGIGRDDRLSISRGFRWKIEKTAVAAAASRRDYRKVRSRRVNATNKKKEKELELSVKICLEEQLPEDLETLDIAEILRLNVPMAMKLAFQSLSNSEYNTRDNAISDVGGFESVELSVLLCNDEFIQKLNKEWRDEDHATDVLSMSQHIPELDLPILMLGDIVISVETAARQAEERGHTLIDEIRILVVHGLLHLLGFDHELSDEAEEEMVREEELLLNGLGWKGKGLIQSAGSNESPHFDHLDDRKREGSLRFYKPKYSYIFCDMDGTLLNSKSQISSANAEALKEATSRGVKVVIATGKTRPAVINILKMVNLAGKFGVISEFSPGVFVQGLLVYGRQGREIFRRNLDPGVCREALLYSAEQKIPLIAFSEDRCLTLFEHPLVDTLHTLYHEPKAEIITSVEQLLEGVEIQKLIFLDTAEGVSTTLRPFWAEATGDRASVVQAVPDMLEIVPSGTSKGSGIRMLLDHLNVTPNEVMAIGDGENDVEMLELASLGVALSNGSKKAKDAANVIGISNDEDGVADAIYRYAF, encoded by the exons ATGTGCGCTTGTCTCCCGCTTCTCCTCCGCACCTGCCTCTTCCCCGCCGCTGTCTCCTCAATGGAGGCGCGTATTCTCTCACGATTCATGCCTGCAGCCGTTGCTCTCCATTCGAAACTTCCATTTTCGTCTCCTCGTCTTCGTTTTCACGCTATTGCGGCACTCTTGGAGACTGCATCGGTTTCCGGAAGGAGGGGAATTGGCCGTGATGATCGCTTGAGCATCTCACGAGGATTCAGGTGGAAAATTGAAAAAACTGCTGTAGCTGCCGCGGCGTCTCGTCGGGATTATCGGAAAGTTCGCAGCAGAAGAGTGAATGCCACGAACAAGAAAAAGGAGAAGGAGCTTGAGCTCAGTGTTAAAATTTGCCTCGAAGAACAGCTACCCGAGGATCTTGAAACTCTG GACATAGCAGAAATTTTGCGTCTTAATGTTCCAATGGCCATGAAGTTAGCATTTCAGAGTCTAAGCAACTCAGAATACAACACAAGAGACAATGCGATATCAGATGTCGGCGGTTTTGAGAGCGTTGAGTTATCGGTACTTCTTTGTAATGATGAGTTTATTCAAAAACTTAACAAAGAGTGGAGAGATGAAGATCATGCTACCGATGTCCTCTCAATGTCCCAACATATCCCTGAACTCGATCTTCCAATT CTAATGTTGGGTGATATTGTAATATCTGTAGAGACAGCTGCACGGCAAGCAGAGGAGAGAGGGCACACTCTTATTGATGAAATACGCATCCTTGTG GTTCATGGATTGCTGCATCTTTTGGGATTTGATCATGAGTTAAGTGACGAGGCGGAAGAAGAAATGGTGAGAGAGGAGGAACTACTTTTGAACGGTCTTGGATGGAAGGGGAAAGGATTAATTCAAAGTGCAGGATCTAATGAGAGTCCTCATTTTGATCATTTAGATG ACAGGAAGAGAGAAGGCAGTCTCCGATTTTATAAACCGAAATATAGCTATATCTTCTGTGACATGGAC GGTACACTGCTCAACAGCAAAAGTCAAATTTCCTCAGCAAATGCAGAAGCATTGAAAGAAGCAACGTCAAGGGGGGTGAAAGTGGTAATAGCTACTGGAAAA ACTCGTCCGGCTGTAATAAATATTCTGAAGATGGTAAATTTAGCTGGAAAATTTGGCGTCATCTCAGAGTTTTCTCCTGGGGTTTTTGTACAG GGGTTGCTTGTCTATGGGAGACAAGGCCGAGAAATATTTAGAAGGAATTTGGATCCAGGTGTCTGCAGGGAG GCACTTCTGTACTCTGCCGAACAAAAAATTCCTCTTATTGCCTTCAGTGAGGACCGATGCTTAACATTGTTTGAACACCCTTTGGTGGACACACTTCATACCTTATATCACGAGCCAAAG GCAGAGATTATAACTTCAGTTGAACAGCTACTGGAAGGTGTGGAAATACAG AAACTTATTTTCTTGGACACTGCCGAGGGAGTGTCTACTACCTTGCGACCATTCTGGGCTGAAGCAACTGGAGATCGTGCGTCTGTTGTCCAAGCTGTACCAGACATGCTTGAAATTGTTCCCTCAGGAACGTCAAAAGGAAGCGGAATCAGAATGTTGCTTGATCATTTAAACGTGACACCAAATGAG GTCATGGCTATCGGTGATGGTGAAAATGACGTTGAAATGCTCGAGTTGGCTTCTCTTGGCGTTGCTTTGAGTAATGGATCCAAGAAGGCTAAAGACGCGGCAAATGTGATTGGAATCAGCAACGACGAAGATGGAGTGGCTGATGCTATATATCGCTATGCATTCTAA